The Atribacteraceae bacterium genome contains the following window.
CCGTAGCCGCTTGTTTGTCCGAGGTAAAGCCAGTTGGCTGCCTTGTAGCAGGCTCCGGTAAAGCGACCAGTATCTACAAAGGTCTCCGCTATCAGCACCGGATGTCCGTACACCTGCACCCAGTCACGGGAAAGACGGCGCAGATTAAGGCTCAGAACCTTTGATGCCAAATTGGGAATGTGAATATCCGGTAACATGAGAAAACGAGCATTATTGACGATTAAATGTAACCGCTGCCATTGGATGGCTTGGGACCAACCAATCCAGGTATCCCGGGGCTGACATTTTAATGCCGAGGCAGCCCAACCCAGGAGGGCTAACCAACGACCGTGCAGCTCAGCTACATAACGGATCGATTTACCCACCAGGGACTTGAGCCCCAGATAATGGTACTCCGACATGAGCCTGTCCCACATCTGCCGCTCATCCCGCCTGATAGGACGGACTACTATGTCAAAAAAAGGAAAGTTGTCAGGGGCTTCTGGCATCAAGGTCTCTCCGATCCTGACCCTTGATACCATAGGGCAAAAGAAAAAACCAGAACTATTTTATTCTTCAATCAAGGCGATTACTTGTCTTTGTGAATGACTTAGCCCTGGACCCAAGGCCAAGGCTCTGTCAAAGTCGGCGCGACAATTTTTGGGGGAGTGTCTTTATATGAGAGCAATGATGGCGGGGCAAGGGGGATTTCAGCGTTAACAGAGGTCAGGAACTGGTAAAAGGCGGTGTTGGGGAAGGAAACAGCCGCAGGAGTGCCATTGCCTTCCTAAGTGCGAATGCACGCACATTAAGCAGAGGCGGGAGATGATTTAAGCACCGATCAGTTGTAACGCCAAATGCGGTTTAGCGGCCATGTGCCTGATGGCGGCGGCGATATTGGTATACTCTGCCAGCCTCAGGAGGCTGATGGCGAGGTTTCGGAGTGTGGCCATCATTCTGGGGCCGGTCTTGGCTCGTATTTGAGAGCGATCCTCATCAAAGGTGACGTCCCGGACATAATGGCTTTTGTTTTCGATGCTCCAATGTCCGCGATTCAGGTCGAGGAGTTGCTTGGGTGAAGCCTTCTGGGGTGAGAGACTGGTGATGAGGTAGGCAGTTTCTCTGCGTTTTTTGCCCGTTTTGAGATTTTCGGTATGCCGTTCGATGCAGGCAACCTGTCCACAGAAAGGGAAATCCAGATACCTATTCAGATCGATAGATGTCCAGATTTTTCTCATTTCCAGACGGCCGTGCGCTTTTTCACAGGTTTCATGCTGAGGGGGGAAATGCCTCGGTTAATCCGAGGTAGGCGATGTCTTCTTTCAGGGTGGATTGATTATCCTTGACGGTGAAACAGTAATCGGCCTGTTTTTGCTGGACAAGGAAGCGTGCCAGGTCTTTTTGGGTATGGAGGGCATCGGCGGTAACGATTTTATCCGTTAAATCAAGAGGCGCCAATAAGGGAATCGCGGCAGGGATTTCATTGCTTTTCACGGGCACTTCTTGTTGGGCGATGGTTACGCCCTGCTGGTGGATGAAGGCAGACAGAAGGTGGACT
Protein-coding sequences here:
- a CDS encoding Druantia anti-phage system protein DruA codes for the protein MPEAPDNFPFFDIVVRPIRRDERQMWDRLMSEYHYLGLKSLVGKSIRYVAELHGRWLALLGWAASALKCQPRDTWIGWSQAIQWQRLHLIVNNARFLMLPDIHIPNLASKVLSLNLRRLSRDWVQVYGHPVLIAETFVDTGRFTGACYKAANWLYLGQTSGYG
- a CDS encoding ISAs1 family transposase gives rise to the protein MRKIWTSIDLNRYLDFPFCGQVACIERHTENLKTGKKRRETAYLITSLSPQKASPKQLLDLNRGHWSIENKSHYVRDVTFDEDRSQIRAKTGPRMMATLRNLAISLLRLAEYTNIAAAIRHMAAKPHLALQLIGA